A genomic window from Micromonospora sp. WMMA1947 includes:
- a CDS encoding carbohydrate ABC transporter permease: MDRDRIETVSLRWLRRLVIAGFLVVTLLPFWYMLVLSVRPIERLLLEPGSLWVPFGELTVATYAEVLKSVSDGGQGFLTFIRNSGLVALAATALTLVIAIPGAYAVSRLRFFGRRQVSALFLAVYLFPSIVIAIPLFVVFTRAGLRGSLTGLVLVYISQTLPVSVYMLKNYFETIPVSLEESAAIDGAGRLGIIRRVSLPLAAPSVMAVALYDFMIAWNEYLFALLFMVDRPDRWTVSLGLSLLADGVEVPKTVLMAGSVILTLPIVVLFFAGERMLTEGLTSGAEKG, translated from the coding sequence ATGGACCGGGACCGGATCGAGACGGTGAGCCTGCGCTGGCTGCGCCGGCTGGTGATCGCCGGGTTCCTGGTGGTCACACTGCTGCCGTTCTGGTACATGCTGGTGCTGTCGGTACGCCCGATCGAACGTCTGCTGCTGGAGCCCGGTTCGCTCTGGGTGCCGTTCGGCGAGCTGACCGTCGCCACGTACGCCGAGGTGCTGAAGTCCGTCTCCGACGGCGGCCAGGGCTTCCTCACGTTCATCCGCAACAGCGGCCTGGTGGCGCTCGCCGCCACCGCGCTCACCCTGGTGATCGCCATTCCCGGCGCGTACGCGGTCTCCCGCCTGCGGTTCTTCGGCCGCCGGCAGGTCAGCGCGCTGTTCCTGGCGGTCTACCTGTTCCCGTCGATCGTCATCGCGATCCCGCTGTTCGTGGTCTTCACCCGGGCCGGGCTGCGCGGGTCGCTGACCGGCCTGGTGCTCGTCTACATCTCGCAGACGCTGCCGGTGTCGGTCTACATGCTGAAGAACTACTTCGAGACGATTCCGGTGAGCCTGGAGGAGTCGGCGGCGATCGACGGCGCGGGCCGGCTCGGCATCATCCGCCGGGTCAGCCTGCCGCTGGCGGCGCCCTCGGTGATGGCCGTCGCGCTGTACGACTTCATGATCGCCTGGAACGAATATCTGTTCGCGCTGCTGTTCATGGTCGACCGGCCGGACCGGTGGACCGTGTCGCTGGGGCTGTCGCTGCTCGCCGACGGCGTCGAGGTGCCCAAGACGGTGCTGATGGCCGGATCGGTCATCCTCACGCTGCCGATCGTGGTGCTGTTCTTCGCCGGGGAGCGAATGCTCACCGAGGGACTCACCAGCGGAGCAGAGAAGGGCTGA
- a CDS encoding phosphatase PAP2 family protein produces the protein MRASRERRAGARAARMLTEVLAPTVLVTALPLIAAARVSRSAGQFLLWGGIALTFCAVIPIGVLVHGVRRGRLTDRHVGDRTQRARPLSIGLASVAAGLLLLAAVRAPTELFAVIVVVFVVGAACALVNHWWKLSIHAAVAAATVAVLVPLTGPAANLGWVLVAAVGWSRVRLGDHTWPQVLAGVALGGPLAAGTFLALA, from the coding sequence GTGCGAGCATCACGGGAGCGCCGGGCCGGCGCGCGGGCGGCCCGGATGCTCACCGAGGTGCTCGCCCCGACCGTCCTGGTGACGGCGCTGCCGCTGATCGCGGCCGCCCGGGTCAGCCGCTCGGCCGGCCAGTTCCTGCTCTGGGGCGGCATCGCGCTGACGTTCTGCGCCGTCATCCCGATCGGCGTGCTCGTGCACGGCGTACGCCGGGGGCGCCTCACCGACCGGCACGTCGGCGACCGCACGCAGCGGGCCCGGCCGCTGTCGATCGGGCTGGCCTCGGTCGCGGCCGGGTTGCTCCTGCTGGCGGCGGTACGCGCACCGACCGAGCTGTTCGCCGTGATCGTGGTGGTCTTCGTGGTCGGCGCGGCCTGCGCGCTGGTGAACCACTGGTGGAAGCTGAGCATCCACGCGGCGGTGGCCGCCGCCACGGTCGCCGTGCTGGTGCCGCTGACCGGCCCGGCCGCGAACCTCGGCTGGGTGCTCGTCGCGGCCGTCGGCTGGTCCCGGGTACGGCTGGGCGACCACACCTGGCCGCAGGTGCTGGCCGGTGTGGCGCTGGGCGGGCCGCTCGCCGCCGGCACGTTCCTGGCGCTCGCCTGA
- a CDS encoding MBL fold metallo-hydrolase: MTLDVSVIATSSLGDRSYLASDGRVAVVVDPQRDIDRILCLAGAKGVRITHVVETHIHNDYVSGGLELARITGAQYLVAAADTVEFDRTPVSDGDTVPVSDTMRLRVIGTPGHTFHHLSYVLDERDGDWTPAGVFTGGSLLFGTTGRTDLLGQQHAHELAHHQYASARKLADLLPDGAQVWPTHGFGSFCSASQADAPESTIGREKEANPVLRLAADQFVTETLAGLDAYPAYYAHMGVANAAGPAPVDLTPVARADADELRRRIAAGEWVVDLRHRKAYAASHLAGTVSLGLDGPMSTWLGWLIDWGVPITFLAQTPEQVADAQRELVRIGIDRPAAQATGEPEQWTADPSQLREMAVADFGALAAAQAGKTPAGLPEPQVVLDVRMTNEWKAGHIDGAVHVPLPDVPKRLADIPAGTIWVHCGSGYRATAAASLLANAGRDVVLIDDAYARAEAAGVRMATTA, translated from the coding sequence ATGACCCTCGACGTGTCCGTCATCGCGACCTCCTCGCTCGGCGACCGCAGCTACCTCGCCTCCGACGGCCGGGTGGCGGTGGTGGTCGACCCGCAGCGCGACATCGACCGCATCCTGTGCCTGGCCGGCGCCAAGGGCGTACGGATCACCCACGTGGTCGAGACGCACATCCACAACGACTACGTTTCCGGCGGCCTGGAACTGGCCCGGATCACCGGCGCGCAGTACCTGGTGGCCGCCGCCGACACCGTCGAGTTCGACCGCACGCCGGTGTCCGACGGCGACACCGTGCCGGTGTCGGACACGATGCGGCTGCGGGTGATCGGCACCCCGGGCCACACGTTCCACCACCTGTCGTACGTGCTCGACGAGCGCGACGGCGACTGGACGCCGGCCGGCGTGTTCACCGGCGGCTCGCTGCTGTTCGGCACCACCGGCCGCACCGACCTGCTCGGCCAGCAGCACGCGCACGAGCTGGCGCACCACCAGTACGCCTCGGCCCGCAAGCTGGCCGACCTGCTGCCCGACGGCGCGCAGGTGTGGCCCACGCACGGCTTCGGCAGCTTCTGCTCGGCCAGTCAGGCCGACGCCCCCGAGTCGACGATCGGCCGGGAGAAGGAGGCCAACCCGGTGCTGCGGCTGGCCGCCGACCAGTTCGTCACCGAGACGCTGGCCGGGCTGGACGCCTACCCGGCGTACTACGCGCACATGGGTGTCGCCAACGCCGCCGGTCCCGCCCCGGTCGACCTCACGCCGGTGGCCCGTGCCGACGCCGACGAGCTGCGCCGTCGCATCGCCGCCGGCGAGTGGGTGGTCGACCTGCGCCACCGCAAGGCGTACGCGGCCTCGCACCTGGCCGGCACCGTCAGCCTCGGCCTGGACGGGCCGATGTCGACGTGGCTCGGCTGGCTGATCGACTGGGGTGTGCCGATCACGTTCCTGGCGCAGACCCCGGAGCAGGTCGCCGACGCCCAGCGGGAACTGGTCCGCATCGGCATCGACCGCCCGGCCGCCCAGGCCACCGGCGAGCCCGAGCAGTGGACCGCCGACCCGTCGCAGCTGCGTGAGATGGCGGTGGCCGACTTCGGCGCGCTCGCCGCCGCGCAGGCCGGCAAGACCCCGGCCGGGCTGCCCGAGCCGCAGGTCGTCCTCGACGTGCGGATGACGAACGAGTGGAAGGCCGGGCACATCGACGGCGCGGTGCACGTGCCGCTGCCGGACGTGCCGAAGCGCCTCGCCGACATCCCCGCCGGGACGATCTGGGTGCACTGCGGCTCCGGCTACCGGGCCACCGCCGCCGCGTCCCTGCTCGCCAACGCCGGCCGGGACGTGGTGCTGATCGACGACGCGTACGCCCGGGCCGAGGCGGCCGGCGTTCGCATGGCGACCACCGCCTGA
- a CDS encoding metal-sensitive transcriptional regulator, with translation MNLRPEMTGEALTRLKRARGQLNAVIEMMENGEDCRAALTQLAAVSKAIDRAGFKIIASGMRYCDAARQAGEEPEMTEEELEKLFLSLA, from the coding sequence GTGAATCTTCGACCGGAGATGACAGGTGAGGCACTGACCCGGCTCAAGCGGGCCCGGGGGCAGCTCAACGCCGTCATCGAGATGATGGAGAACGGCGAGGACTGCCGCGCCGCGCTGACCCAGCTCGCCGCGGTCTCCAAGGCCATCGACCGGGCCGGCTTCAAGATCATCGCCTCCGGCATGCGCTACTGCGACGCCGCCCGCCAGGCCGGCGAGGAGCCGGAGATGACCGAGGAGGAGCTGGAGAAGCTCTTCCTGTCCCTGGCCTGA
- a CDS encoding rhodanese-like domain-containing protein → MTTTTPTIDAAGLRELIAAGRTPRMLDVRTPGEFEAAHIPGAYNVPLDLLREHRAELRSHLDEDVVLICRSGARASQAGQALAGVGLPNLKVLDGGMLAWQATGAQVNQGRSRWDLERQVRLVAGSIVLAAVLGSVFVPGLKWVAAFIGAGLTFAALTNTCAMGMLLSKLPYNRGASCDLDTIVGQLRDGDRR, encoded by the coding sequence ATGACCACGACCACCCCGACCATCGACGCGGCCGGCCTGCGCGAGCTGATCGCCGCCGGACGTACGCCCCGGATGCTCGACGTGCGGACGCCCGGCGAGTTCGAGGCGGCCCACATCCCCGGCGCGTACAACGTTCCGCTGGACCTGCTCCGGGAACACCGCGCCGAGCTGCGCAGCCACCTGGACGAGGACGTGGTGCTGATCTGCCGCTCCGGCGCCCGGGCGAGCCAGGCCGGGCAGGCGCTGGCCGGTGTCGGCCTGCCCAACCTCAAGGTGCTCGACGGCGGCATGCTGGCCTGGCAGGCCACCGGCGCGCAGGTCAACCAGGGCCGGTCGCGCTGGGACCTGGAGCGCCAGGTACGCCTCGTCGCCGGTTCGATCGTGCTCGCCGCCGTGCTCGGCTCGGTGTTCGTGCCGGGCCTGAAGTGGGTCGCCGCCTTCATCGGCGCGGGCCTCACGTTCGCCGCGCTCACCAACACGTGCGCGATGGGCATGCTGCTGAGCAAGCTGCCGTACAACCGGGGCGCGAGCTGCGACCTGGACACCATCGTGGGGCAGTTGCGCGACGGGGACCGCAGGTGA
- a CDS encoding sulfite exporter TauE/SafE family protein — protein sequence MTTLALTLAGAVLIGVTLGLLGGGGSILAVPLLVYVADLPAKEAIATSLLVVGVTSAVGVLPHAGANRVRWRTGLVFGVAGMTGAYAGGRLAEFVPAGVLLTGFALMMLATAVAMLRGRRSAEGRPAPSELPALRVIVDGVVVGLVTGLVGAGGGFLVVPALALLGGLPMPVAVGTSLVVIAMKSFAGLAGYLSSVQIHWGLAAGVTAAAVVGSLLGGRLAGRIPADLLRRGFGWFVVVMGVFVLAQQLPPVWGLAVGALAVAGTVTMAVWGRRRRGHSGQQRLGQPVRRHARTGVER from the coding sequence GTGACCACCCTCGCCCTGACGCTGGCCGGCGCGGTGCTGATCGGCGTGACGCTGGGCCTGCTCGGTGGCGGCGGGTCGATCCTCGCCGTGCCGCTGCTGGTCTACGTCGCCGACCTGCCCGCCAAGGAGGCGATCGCCACCTCGCTGCTGGTCGTCGGCGTGACCAGTGCGGTGGGCGTGCTGCCGCACGCCGGCGCGAACCGGGTCCGCTGGCGCACCGGGCTCGTCTTCGGGGTGGCCGGCATGACCGGCGCGTACGCGGGCGGCCGACTGGCCGAGTTCGTCCCGGCGGGCGTCCTGCTCACCGGGTTCGCCCTGATGATGCTCGCCACCGCGGTCGCGATGCTCCGGGGCCGGCGATCCGCCGAGGGCCGACCGGCCCCGTCCGAGCTGCCGGCGCTGCGGGTGATCGTCGACGGAGTGGTGGTCGGCCTGGTCACCGGTCTGGTCGGCGCGGGCGGGGGCTTCCTGGTCGTACCGGCCCTGGCCCTGCTGGGCGGGTTGCCGATGCCGGTCGCGGTCGGCACCTCGCTGGTGGTCATCGCGATGAAGTCGTTCGCCGGCCTGGCCGGCTACCTGTCCAGCGTGCAGATCCACTGGGGTCTGGCCGCCGGGGTCACCGCCGCCGCTGTCGTCGGCAGCCTGCTCGGCGGCCGGCTCGCCGGCCGGATCCCGGCCGACCTGCTGCGTCGCGGCTTCGGCTGGTTCGTCGTGGTGATGGGCGTGTTCGTGCTCGCGCAGCAGTTGCCGCCGGTCTGGGGACTCGCCGTGGGAGCGCTTGCCGTGGCCGGTACGGTCACCATGGCGGTGTGGGGCCGCCGGAGGAGGGGACACAGTGGACAGCAGCGCCTGGGACAGCCGGTACGCCGACACGCCCGGACTGGTGTGGAGCGCTGA
- a CDS encoding class I SAM-dependent methyltransferase, whose translation MGKPTRWVTDTNPGHSQWYVDRFRQLAAEGADLAGEARLLDALVPPGARVLDAGCGTGRVAAALAARGHTAVGVDADPTLVEAARADHPGPRFLVADLAELDLAAQGEAEPFDAAVLAGNVMVFVAPGTERDVLARVAAHVRPDGLVVVGFATDRGYPVAELDADAVAAGLRPEHRFATWDLRPWRDDADFAVTVLRRPAG comes from the coding sequence ATGGGCAAGCCGACCCGCTGGGTGACCGACACGAACCCCGGCCATTCGCAGTGGTACGTGGACCGGTTCCGTCAGCTCGCCGCCGAGGGCGCCGACCTGGCCGGTGAGGCGCGGCTGCTGGACGCGCTCGTACCGCCCGGCGCCCGTGTCCTGGACGCCGGCTGCGGCACCGGCCGCGTCGCCGCCGCGCTCGCCGCGCGCGGGCACACCGCCGTGGGCGTGGACGCCGACCCGACGCTGGTCGAGGCGGCCCGCGCCGACCACCCCGGTCCCCGCTTCCTGGTCGCCGACCTGGCCGAGCTGGACCTGGCCGCGCAGGGCGAGGCGGAGCCGTTCGACGCCGCGGTGCTGGCCGGCAACGTGATGGTCTTCGTCGCCCCCGGCACCGAGCGCGACGTGCTGGCCCGCGTCGCCGCGCACGTCCGGCCGGACGGCCTGGTCGTGGTCGGCTTCGCCACCGACCGCGGCTACCCGGTGGCCGAACTGGACGCCGACGCGGTGGCCGCCGGGCTGCGCCCCGAGCACCGCTTCGCCACCTGGGACCTGCGACCGTGGCGCGACGACGCCGACTTCGCGGTCACCGTGCTGCGCCGCCCGGCCGGCTGA
- the eccB gene encoding type VII secretion protein EccB, whose product MASRQDQLHSYQFTVQRAVAALVMRETDPPQSPFRRLAGAGLASVLVAAIALGGVALYGLFTGGGDSWRETGAVIVEKESGARFVYRDDKLHPVLNYASALLIIGAEQPKTVLVGRRAIEGVPRGLPLGIADAPDSLPASNRLVRDAWTLCSVPGDDTGRGEAGRGEARSVLLIGREATGGRALGDQGLLARHPDGGLHLLWHDRRYLLRDTDRVLAALAATRERAVPVAAALLNTLPAGADLAPPPVDDLGEPSERVTGAAVGDVYLVRNSGGSRQYAVAQRGGLAAITELQAALLLTRTGQREPEPITLGRFAALPKLPGLVPGGPTAPPAVPPRLAAAEGALCARAGDDTGVRELRLGAAAPAAAARASGGRAGLADAVVVEPGRGALVEAVPAPGATGGAICVVTDLGRRYALTGADVPGMLGYAGVRPARLPAGLVDLLPAGSPLDPEAARTVAAPA is encoded by the coding sequence ATGGCGTCGCGGCAGGACCAGCTGCACTCGTACCAGTTCACCGTCCAGCGGGCGGTCGCCGCGCTCGTCATGCGGGAGACGGATCCGCCGCAGTCCCCGTTCCGCCGGCTCGCCGGCGCCGGTCTGGCCAGCGTCCTGGTCGCGGCGATCGCGCTCGGCGGCGTCGCGCTCTACGGCCTGTTCACCGGCGGCGGTGACTCGTGGCGCGAGACCGGCGCGGTGATCGTGGAGAAGGAGTCGGGCGCGCGTTTCGTCTACCGCGACGACAAGCTGCACCCGGTGCTCAACTACGCCTCAGCGCTGCTGATCATCGGGGCGGAGCAGCCGAAGACGGTGCTGGTCGGCCGCCGCGCCATCGAGGGAGTGCCGCGCGGTCTGCCGCTGGGCATCGCCGACGCGCCGGACTCGCTGCCCGCGTCGAACCGGCTCGTCCGCGACGCCTGGACGCTCTGCTCGGTACCGGGCGACGACACGGGGCGCGGGGAGGCCGGGCGCGGCGAGGCCCGCTCGGTGCTGCTGATCGGACGGGAGGCCACCGGTGGCCGGGCGCTCGGCGACCAGGGCCTGCTCGCCCGCCACCCGGACGGCGGCCTGCACCTGCTCTGGCACGACCGGCGCTACCTGCTGCGCGACACCGACCGGGTGCTCGCCGCGCTGGCCGCCACCCGGGAACGGGCGGTGCCGGTGGCGGCGGCGCTGCTGAACACGCTCCCGGCCGGCGCCGACCTGGCCCCGCCGCCGGTGGACGACCTCGGTGAGCCGTCCGAGCGGGTCACCGGCGCGGCGGTGGGCGACGTCTACCTGGTGCGCAACTCCGGTGGCAGCCGGCAGTACGCGGTCGCCCAGCGCGGCGGGCTGGCAGCGATCACCGAGTTGCAGGCCGCCTTGCTGCTGACCCGCACCGGCCAGCGGGAGCCGGAACCGATCACGCTCGGCCGGTTCGCCGCGCTGCCGAAGCTGCCCGGTCTGGTGCCGGGCGGGCCGACCGCGCCGCCCGCCGTACCGCCCCGGCTGGCCGCCGCCGAGGGTGCGCTCTGCGCGCGGGCCGGCGACGACACCGGCGTACGCGAACTGCGCCTCGGTGCCGCCGCGCCGGCCGCCGCCGCGCGGGCCTCGGGCGGCCGGGCCGGGCTCGCCGACGCGGTAGTGGTCGAGCCGGGCCGCGGCGCGCTGGTGGAGGCGGTGCCCGCGCCGGGCGCGACCGGCGGCGCGATCTGCGTGGTCACCGACCTGGGCCGACGGTACGCGCTGACCGGCGCCGACGTCCCGGGCATGCTCGGGTACGCGGGCGTACGCCCGGCGCGGCTGCCGGCGGGCCTGGTGGACCTGCTGCCGGCCGGCAGCCCGCTCGACCCGGAGGCCGCCCGGACGGTGGCCGCGCCCGCCTGA
- a CDS encoding zinc-binding dehydrogenase — protein MSNWVVSLAGPRHVRLEPCPADHLGPGQVRVRTHYSGISAGTELTLYRGSNPRLRKDWDAGSRMFVPRQATPAYPVVGFGYEEVGEIVEVAPDVAGRWPGQLVWGIWGHRAEAVLPATAAHPLPPGLDPLAAVFARPGAIALTAVLAGDLHLGDWVGVFGQGVIGLLGTRLAALSGARVVAVDRMPARLAHATRLGARRVVDAGTDSPAAALRAATDGRGADVCLELSGSYPALHEAIRATAHAGRVVAAGFYQGYAHGLELGEEFHHNRIQLVAAQVSGPDPAPGTAGRWSGTRIAHTFMDLVAEGSVDPLPLVSHVVDAGAVADALALLDRGDGDVLQVVLRF, from the coding sequence ATGAGCAACTGGGTTGTCTCTCTGGCCGGGCCCCGGCACGTACGCCTGGAGCCCTGCCCCGCGGACCACCTCGGTCCGGGCCAGGTCCGCGTCCGCACCCACTATTCGGGCATCTCCGCCGGCACCGAGCTGACGCTCTACCGGGGCAGCAACCCGCGCCTGCGCAAGGACTGGGACGCCGGCAGCCGCATGTTCGTCCCCCGCCAGGCCACGCCCGCGTACCCGGTGGTGGGCTTCGGATACGAGGAGGTCGGCGAGATCGTCGAGGTCGCTCCCGACGTGGCCGGGCGGTGGCCCGGCCAGCTCGTCTGGGGCATCTGGGGGCACCGCGCCGAGGCGGTGCTCCCCGCGACGGCGGCGCACCCGCTGCCACCCGGCCTCGACCCGCTCGCCGCCGTGTTCGCCCGGCCCGGCGCCATCGCGCTGACCGCCGTACTCGCCGGTGACCTGCACCTGGGCGACTGGGTGGGCGTGTTCGGGCAGGGCGTGATCGGGCTGCTCGGCACGCGCCTGGCCGCGCTCTCCGGCGCCCGCGTGGTGGCGGTCGACCGGATGCCCGCCCGGCTCGCGCACGCCACCCGGCTCGGCGCCCGCCGGGTCGTCGACGCCGGCACCGACTCGCCCGCCGCCGCGCTGCGGGCCGCCACGGACGGCCGGGGCGCCGACGTCTGCCTGGAACTGTCCGGGTCGTACCCGGCGCTGCACGAGGCGATCCGCGCCACCGCGCACGCCGGGCGCGTCGTCGCGGCCGGCTTCTACCAGGGGTACGCCCACGGGCTGGAACTCGGCGAGGAGTTCCACCACAACCGGATCCAGCTCGTGGCCGCCCAGGTCTCCGGGCCCGATCCGGCACCCGGCACGGCCGGCCGGTGGTCCGGGACGCGGATCGCACACACCTTCATGGACCTGGTGGCCGAGGGCAGCGTCGACCCGCTGCCGCTGGTGAGCCACGTCGTCGACGCGGGCGCGGTGGCCGACGCCCTGGCGTTGCTCGACCGCGGTGACGGTGACGTCCTCCAAGTGGTGCTGAGGTTCTGA
- a CDS encoding extracellular solute-binding protein, whose translation MADRVAATKAIIADYTAKTGVKVNLVTVNEDQFPSLIASSAAAGDLPDVVGSVSLAGVRTLSANELLDVDANGTVVDRLGKDTFTPRALELTSDGGKQLAVPSDGWGQLLVYRKDLFAAAGLPAPDTYEKIAAAAAKLNTGGVAGITAATSPGDVFTQQTFEHLALANNCRLTDDSGKVTLDSPECVEAFRFYGDLMRNNSVKGAQDVDTTRATYFAGKAAMLIWSPFILDELAGLRADARPTCPQCQSDPAWLARNSGFVTAIKGPNGTEPAQYGEVSSWAVLDGAVDPAKSFVEYMLSDGYPRWFGMSPEGRFPVRTGTPEDKQKFRTAWNTSPAGVDTKKPLSEVYGEDVLATLRRSPDTFQRWGLTENQGKLVGAILGELPVPKALADVVGGKSDARAAAERARKDVEAIAKGVN comes from the coding sequence GTGGCGGACCGCGTCGCCGCCACCAAGGCGATCATCGCCGACTACACCGCCAAGACCGGCGTCAAGGTCAACCTGGTCACCGTCAACGAGGACCAGTTCCCGTCCCTCATCGCCTCCAGCGCCGCCGCCGGCGACCTGCCCGACGTGGTCGGCTCGGTCTCCCTGGCCGGGGTGCGGACGCTGTCCGCCAACGAACTCCTCGACGTCGACGCCAACGGCACCGTCGTCGACCGGCTCGGCAAGGACACGTTCACGCCCCGCGCGCTGGAACTCACCAGCGACGGCGGCAAGCAGCTCGCCGTACCCAGCGACGGGTGGGGTCAGCTGCTGGTCTACCGCAAGGACCTGTTCGCCGCCGCCGGCCTGCCGGCGCCCGACACGTACGAGAAGATCGCCGCCGCGGCGGCGAAGCTGAACACCGGCGGCGTCGCCGGCATCACCGCGGCCACCTCCCCCGGCGACGTGTTCACCCAGCAGACCTTCGAGCACCTGGCGCTGGCGAACAACTGCCGGCTCACCGACGACTCCGGAAAGGTCACGCTCGACTCCCCCGAGTGCGTCGAGGCGTTCCGCTTCTACGGAGACCTGATGCGGAACAACTCGGTCAAGGGCGCCCAGGACGTCGACACCACCCGGGCCACCTACTTCGCCGGCAAGGCGGCCATGCTGATCTGGTCGCCGTTCATCCTCGACGAGCTGGCCGGGCTGCGCGCCGACGCCCGCCCGACGTGCCCGCAGTGCCAGTCCGACCCGGCCTGGCTGGCGCGCAACAGCGGCTTCGTCACCGCGATCAAGGGCCCCAACGGCACCGAGCCGGCTCAGTACGGCGAGGTCAGCTCCTGGGCCGTGCTCGACGGTGCCGTCGACCCGGCGAAGTCGTTCGTGGAGTACATGCTCTCCGACGGCTACCCGCGCTGGTTCGGCATGTCCCCCGAGGGGCGCTTCCCGGTGCGCACCGGCACGCCGGAGGACAAGCAGAAGTTCCGCACCGCCTGGAACACCAGCCCGGCCGGCGTGGACACCAAGAAGCCGCTGTCCGAGGTCTACGGCGAGGACGTGCTCGCCACGCTGCGCCGCAGCCCCGACACGTTCCAGCGGTGGGGCCTGACCGAGAACCAGGGCAAGCTCGTCGGCGCCATCCTCGGTGAACTGCCGGTACCCAAGGCGCTCGCCGACGTCGTCGGCGGCAAGTCCGACGCCCGCGCCGCCGCCGAACGCGCCCGCAAGGACGTCGAGGCGATAGCCAAGGGCGTGAATTGA
- a CDS encoding class I SAM-dependent methyltransferase, translated as MDSSAWDSRYADTPGLVWSAEPNRFVVESVTGLTPGSALDIAAGEGRNAVWLAGQGWRVNAVDFSSVAVDRGRELAAARGVTVDWRVADVTAYRPVPNSYDLVLISYLHLAAPEFARVLAAAKSALRPGGTLVVVGHDLANLSGGIGGPQDPDVLLTPESVVDGLAGLRVQRAETTRRPVPATDGGTVDALDTVVVATRPAD; from the coding sequence GTGGACAGCAGCGCCTGGGACAGCCGGTACGCCGACACGCCCGGACTGGTGTGGAGCGCTGAGCCCAACCGTTTCGTGGTCGAGTCGGTCACCGGCCTGACCCCCGGCTCGGCGCTCGACATCGCCGCCGGCGAGGGCCGCAACGCGGTCTGGCTGGCCGGTCAGGGCTGGCGGGTGAACGCGGTCGACTTCTCCTCGGTCGCCGTGGACCGGGGGCGGGAACTGGCCGCCGCGCGGGGCGTGACAGTCGACTGGCGGGTCGCGGACGTGACCGCGTACCGGCCGGTGCCGAACAGCTACGACCTGGTGCTGATCAGCTACCTGCACCTGGCGGCGCCCGAGTTCGCCCGGGTGCTCGCCGCGGCGAAGTCGGCGCTGCGCCCCGGTGGCACGCTCGTGGTGGTCGGCCACGACCTGGCCAACCTCTCCGGCGGCATCGGCGGCCCGCAGGACCCGGACGTGCTGCTCACGCCGGAGTCGGTGGTCGACGGGCTGGCCGGGCTGCGCGTACAGCGGGCCGAGACGACCCGCCGGCCGGTCCCGGCCACCGACGGCGGTACCGTCGACGCGCTGGACACCGTGGTGGTCGCCACCCGCCCCGCCGACTGA
- a CDS encoding sugar ABC transporter permease has translation MTTTAPEAGRSPAPERPRRPGRRPLTLRRRESRAGLALVSPTLLVVVAVIGIPIVWTVLLAFQRVRLATLRKTGLFGELTLDNIDRVLHTPGFADTLWTTVLYSVGGTAGSIVVGLAAALAVRGPFRGRTLVRASMLLPYVAPVVAMTFVWQVMLDPQLGIVNDWGKRFLGWDQPVPFLSQESTALWTVIAFEAWRYFPFAFLFLLARLQAVPGELEEAARVDGATPTQRFRHILLPQLMPVIALIGVLRFIMTFNKFDDVYLLTGGAAGTEVVSVRVYQFLTARTDIGAAAAQAVVLAVVLLVFVAIYLRFFGARREA, from the coding sequence TTGACCACCACCGCGCCGGAGGCCGGCCGCTCCCCCGCACCGGAGCGACCCCGCCGACCCGGCCGACGTCCGCTGACACTGCGCCGCCGCGAGTCCCGCGCCGGGCTCGCGCTGGTCAGCCCGACCCTGCTCGTCGTGGTCGCGGTGATCGGCATACCCATCGTCTGGACGGTGCTGCTGGCCTTCCAGCGGGTACGCCTGGCGACGCTGCGCAAGACCGGCCTGTTCGGCGAGCTGACGCTGGACAACATCGACCGGGTTCTGCACACGCCCGGGTTCGCCGACACGCTCTGGACCACAGTGCTCTACAGCGTCGGCGGCACCGCCGGCTCGATAGTGGTGGGCCTGGCGGCGGCGCTCGCCGTACGCGGGCCGTTCCGGGGCCGCACGCTGGTCCGCGCGTCGATGCTGCTGCCGTACGTGGCGCCGGTGGTCGCCATGACGTTCGTCTGGCAGGTGATGCTCGACCCGCAGCTCGGCATCGTCAACGACTGGGGCAAGCGCTTCCTCGGCTGGGATCAGCCGGTGCCGTTCCTGTCCCAGGAGTCGACCGCGCTGTGGACGGTGATCGCGTTCGAGGCGTGGCGCTACTTCCCGTTCGCGTTCCTGTTCCTGCTGGCCCGGCTGCAGGCGGTGCCGGGCGAGCTGGAGGAGGCCGCCCGGGTCGACGGTGCCACACCCACGCAGCGGTTCCGGCACATCCTGCTGCCGCAGCTCATGCCGGTGATCGCGTTGATCGGCGTGCTCCGCTTCATCATGACGTTCAACAAGTTCGACGACGTCTACCTGCTCACCGGCGGCGCCGCCGGCACCGAGGTGGTCAGCGTCCGGGTCTACCAGTTCCTCACCGCCCGCACCGACATCGGCGCGGCCGCCGCCCAGGCGGTCGTGCTCGCCGTGGTGCTGCTCGTGTTCGTGGCCATCTACCTGCGCTTCTTCGGCGCGCGACGGGAGGCGTGA